The DNA region GGTAAAAACCAAACATAGCCTAATTCATCGGCATGGGTTGCACCGGTACCATCGCGCTTGTAATCAAAACGGTACATCCAAACGTGGCTGCCTGCCTGTGCTAATGTGTTAGCCAGCCGGTAGCTGTGCATCTGGTACATGTATTGGGTGAGTACTTTTATGGCAGCGCTATCTGCATTGCCGTTTTTAGCCTCACTTTCAAAATTCGATAAAATATAACGGTAATTATCACCAAACCAGCCATATAGCACCGTGCTGTCGAGGTGGTTGAGGCGTTTATCAAAATTCATAAACATTTTACTTTCAAACTTATTGGTACCGATCAGGAAGCGTACTTTATCATTTCTGTTTTTGAGGATATATTGATATGGATCCTGCGAAATCACCGCGCCATCTATCACCGGGCCAAAATAGTTGGTGCCCTGTGCCCCATTGCTGACTTTTGCCTGTGCTGCAATAAGTTTTTCGGCGGAGATTTTGAGGAGGTCGGCGGGTTTGCTAACTCCCAGCTCGGTCATTAGCCGCTGCCTGATGCCTTTAGCGGTAACAGAATCCCGGATGCATTGCACGGCGCCGCTTTCTAAAATCTGCTGGTTGAAATAGCCTTTGGATTGCGGTGTTGCCAACAGGGCACTGGTGAGTTTAGCGCCTGCCGATTCGCCCATGACGGTAACCTTCGAGGCATCGCCGCCCATCGCCGCAATATTTTGCCTGATCCATTTCAGCGCCATGATCAGATCGAGCAGGCCATTATTTCCGGATGATTGGTAAGCTTTGTTTACATCGCCCAAATACATAAAGCCGAAAACACCAAGGCGATAATTAATGGTAACGGTAACAACGCTGTCATCGTCGGCAAAAGCGTGGCCGTTCATCCCCATACCCGAGCCGCCTGTAAGCGAGCCGCCATGTACCCATACCAGTACCGGAAGTTTGGCATCCCTTGCTGTTGTTGGTGTATAAACGTTTAAAGATAGACAGTCTTCACTGCCTTTTAGTCCACCTGCGCCGCCGCCCTGTGATGCCGGGCTTCCAAATTTTTCGCATGAAAGCGTATCCTTCCACGAGGCCATTGGCTGTGGGGGCATAAAGCGCAAAGGGCCAACCGGTGGTTTAGCATACGGGATGCCTTTAAACACCAGGGTTGGCCCTTCTTCGATACCTTTAATCCATCCGCCTGATACCTTGGTTACAACTGTTTGGGCAGAGGTGGTAAAACCTAAAAATATGCCCAGTAAAAACGTGTAAACCGGTATCAGGCGGAGGGTATTTTTCATAAAATGGTTTGAACTTAATAAGTGGCAGCCAGCTGAAGCGCGTTATAAGCATTAACCACGCCGCCGGTTACACAAAGATCGGTAAACGGAACTTCTTTTTTTGTCTCCCCATCTTTAATCTCTACATTATGTGATATTTTCACTACCGATTTCATGATGATCTCCTTAACCTGTACAGCCGTTAATTTTGGATAATATGAACGGATGAGCGCCGCCAGGCCGGTTACAACCGGTGCCGCCATACTGGTACCATCATGCTCGGCATAGGCTGATTTTGGTGTGGTTGAATTGATGGCCACACCCGGTGCAAACACATCAACACTGGTTTTGCCATAATTGGAGAAAGATGCTTTCAGCGTTTCATCGTCTTTAGGGCCCGACGCGCCAACTTCTATCCAGGCACCGGCTATACCGCTTTTATCTTCATAAATACGGTTAGGGACGTTCAGTTCAACTTCGGTGTTGTTGTTGTCATTACCCGCGGCATGTACAAGCAACACATCCTTGCTTAACGCAAATTTTACTGCCTCGTCAACTGCTTTTTTATTGTACGAGTAACTTTTGCCAAAGCTCATGTTGATGACTTTAGCACCGTTAGCCGCAGCATAACGAATAGCGTTTGCTACATCCTTATCGCGTTCATCGCCGGTAGGCACTGTACGTACCGACATGATAGCTACATCATTGGCCACACCCATAACACCAAGGTTGTTATCCCTTATCGCTCCAATGATCCCGGCAACGTGGGTGCCATGATCAGCATCCGGGCCGGTTACGTCATTATTGCCATAAAAACGCTCATTAGCATTGTTATAGTTATCGCCCACGGTGTCCCTCGAATTGAAATTAAGGTTGAGGTGATAATCCAACTGCTCTTTAAAGTGAGTTAAGCCGCCGTTTACCTCTTTCTCCCTGAACTCGGCTACATTTTTAAACGAAGGCAGGGCGCTTACCAATACACGTTTAACATAGGCCTCGCCATTATCTTTAGGCTCAAATTTGGTGATATCATCAAGGCTTGGGTTTTGGTTGCCCAGCTTGGTCAGTACCCCATCAAGCAGGGTATTGAATTTATTGATCACCGTATAGGTTTGCTGTGCTTTGGCAACCTGCTTATCCATATCGGCTTTCATAGCGCTGTATGCTTTAAAATCGGCAAGGTCTTTCCCGGTAAGTTTAGTACTGTCAACATTGGCAAAGCGGGCGTTGTTGATCCGTACCAGCCGGGTTAGCTCCAGGTTATCATAATGTACATCTCCCTTGGCCGATCCTATAAAATCCCAGCCGTGCATGTCATCAGCATAGCCGTTTTTATCATCATCGTTTTTATTCGCGGCGGTTTCTTTCGGGTTATTCCAGATCACCTTTTTTAGGTCTTCATGATCAACATCAATACCGCCATCAATTACGGCTATCAGCACGGTAACGTGTTTTTTGCCTTTTAACAGTTCGTTGTATGCTTTTTCGGTACTGATCCCAAATACAGAATCGGTTTTAAGATCAAGGTTTTGCCAGTTAGGTTTAGTTTTTGGAGCCTCCTGCGCATAAGTGAACACAGGTAAGCAAAGCCCGGCTACCAGCACAAGCTTTTTAAGCGGAAAATTGTTTATCATTAATACTTTCAGTAATAGTTTATAAGTACAAAAACTCTAAAGTAGGTTTTTAATTGTTTAAAAAATGTGCGGGTTTGGTGATTTTAACACGTTTGCAGGGAAATTATTTTTCTGGTCACTCTACTTTTTGCTCAAAAATATGTTCAATTATAAATTTTGATTCTTCTACATATACTTTTTTCCTGATCAGTTCCCGTAAATCGTCGGTGGCACCATCCCTTATCTCATAGTTCTTTTCTTTGCAGGTTTTTATAAAACCTGTATATAATTGTTTCGCTTTGCCTGTTTCGCCTTTTGCAAGTGTGGCAAGCGCAATATTAAACATGGCGTAAGTGGCGTCATCCTGGTATTTCAGCGCCTTGTAAGAATATTTTATACAGTCATCAAACTTACCAGCGCAATAACATGACCACCCCAGGTTACCCAAGGCATTGGCATAAGTGCTGTCAATAGCTATTGCTTTTTTGGCGGCATCAATAGCTGCCAGGTAGTTACCCGATTGCGTATAGCTTAAATTGAGCCCTACGTAGGCGTATTTATAGGTCGGGTCGGCCTTTACTGCTTTCTGATGATAAGTTATGGCTGTTTCATATTGCTTTTTCTGATAGTAGCAGTCGCCTATCCTGTCGTATGGAAAAGGATATGATTTATCAATGCTGATAGCTTTTTGGAGATCTTTTATGGCATCATCCAATTTATCTGCGTAATAATAAGCGTCGCCGCGATCAACATAAAAAGTCCGTCGGTCGGGTTCCAGGTTGATGGCCTGTGTGTAAAGACTAATAGCTGTTTCGTATTCGTTTCTGTCGCAGTAAATATCGCCTTTCAGGTTATAACCATCACCATCGTCGGTGTTTTGGTTGATATGCTGATTGATAAAATAAAGGGCGCTATCAGGCATATCCATATTTCTGTAGCACCGGGTGAGGTTGTAGTAAGTCCAACTATAATTGGGCTTTAACTGTAACGTCAATCGCAGATCAGTTGCTGCTTCCTTATATTTTTCAAGGTCGATCAGACAGTCGGCCCGGTCATAATAAAGTACAAAATAGCCCGGGAAAAATTTAATGGCCTGGTTGTAATCAGCTACCGCCTTGTCAAGCTCATCAAGATTATAATAGCACTTAGCCCGCATCTGGTATGCATGGGCATACTGTGGCCATACCGCCAATATTTGATCACAATACGTTATACATTCCCGGTATTTATGCTCATCAAACAGCATTTCTGCTTTCATTGTGTTGGCCGAAATCAATTCCGGACTGTCTTTTAGCAACCGGTTCAATTCAGTGCCCACAGCCGATTTTCCTTTAAATGACGCGGTAAGTAATTTTAATCGTTTAGCAAAAACGGTATTAGGAGCATTTTTTAAAAAGCCGTCTAAAATTTTATCGGCATTTTTATCACCGGGCTGTGATGTGAATACCAGTTTAAAAAAATCTTTCCCCAGTTGTTTTTCCGCAGGCGAAAGATTGCTATTATCGGCAATATCCTTAACAAGGCTAAAAACTTCATAACCCTGATAGGGCATGATCCGCGTTACACCTTTTTGTAAGGTGATGTTTTTAATGCTTTTGGATAGTAACATCATTCCTTTATCAATGCTGTCTTGCCTGAAACAGGTGATAGCCTCTTTTAAATAGGATGCATAGTCGCTGATCTGGTAACCAGGTGCAGCTATTGGTACGGAATTTTTTTTACTGGAAGTATCCGCCGGTACTAAAGCACAGGTGGTTAAAGGGCCTAAAATAAAGAGCCAAAAAACAATTGATTTGCGGGATAAGGTCATGCCATAAAAATAGCATATCCGGTTAATATTAAAAAATGCAAATAGGTTCCCGGCTTAATCTTATTTACCCAGCTCAGCCCTTACCTTTTTTACCTCCGCCGCGGTAACCAGGCTGCTGTTATTACCAAAATTATTGCGGATATAGGTAAGTACCGCCGCGATATCAGCATCACTTAAAAAATTATGCTTGGGCATGGCGCTGTTGTAAGGC from Mucilaginibacter sp. SJ includes:
- a CDS encoding tetratricopeptide repeat protein → MTLSRKSIVFWLFILGPLTTCALVPADTSSKKNSVPIAAPGYQISDYASYLKEAITCFRQDSIDKGMMLLSKSIKNITLQKGVTRIMPYQGYEVFSLVKDIADNSNLSPAEKQLGKDFFKLVFTSQPGDKNADKILDGFLKNAPNTVFAKRLKLLTASFKGKSAVGTELNRLLKDSPELISANTMKAEMLFDEHKYRECITYCDQILAVWPQYAHAYQMRAKCYYNLDELDKAVADYNQAIKFFPGYFVLYYDRADCLIDLEKYKEAATDLRLTLQLKPNYSWTYYNLTRCYRNMDMPDSALYFINQHINQNTDDGDGYNLKGDIYCDRNEYETAISLYTQAINLEPDRRTFYVDRGDAYYYADKLDDAIKDLQKAISIDKSYPFPYDRIGDCYYQKKQYETAITYHQKAVKADPTYKYAYVGLNLSYTQSGNYLAAIDAAKKAIAIDSTYANALGNLGWSCYCAGKFDDCIKYSYKALKYQDDATYAMFNIALATLAKGETGKAKQLYTGFIKTCKEKNYEIRDGATDDLRELIRKKVYVEESKFIIEHIFEQKVE
- a CDS encoding S8 family peptidase, encoding MINNFPLKKLVLVAGLCLPVFTYAQEAPKTKPNWQNLDLKTDSVFGISTEKAYNELLKGKKHVTVLIAVIDGGIDVDHEDLKKVIWNNPKETAANKNDDDKNGYADDMHGWDFIGSAKGDVHYDNLELTRLVRINNARFANVDSTKLTGKDLADFKAYSAMKADMDKQVAKAQQTYTVINKFNTLLDGVLTKLGNQNPSLDDITKFEPKDNGEAYVKRVLVSALPSFKNVAEFREKEVNGGLTHFKEQLDYHLNLNFNSRDTVGDNYNNANERFYGNNDVTGPDADHGTHVAGIIGAIRDNNLGVMGVANDVAIMSVRTVPTGDERDKDVANAIRYAAANGAKVINMSFGKSYSYNKKAVDEAVKFALSKDVLLVHAAGNDNNNTEVELNVPNRIYEDKSGIAGAWIEVGASGPKDDETLKASFSNYGKTSVDVFAPGVAINSTTPKSAYAEHDGTSMAAPVVTGLAALIRSYYPKLTAVQVKEIIMKSVVKISHNVEIKDGETKKEVPFTDLCVTGGVVNAYNALQLAATY
- a CDS encoding carboxylesterase/lipase family protein — its product is MKNTLRLIPVYTFLLGIFLGFTTSAQTVVTKVSGGWIKGIEEGPTLVFKGIPYAKPPVGPLRFMPPQPMASWKDTLSCEKFGSPASQGGGAGGLKGSEDCLSLNVYTPTTARDAKLPVLVWVHGGSLTGGSGMGMNGHAFADDDSVVTVTINYRLGVFGFMYLGDVNKAYQSSGNNGLLDLIMALKWIRQNIAAMGGDASKVTVMGESAGAKLTSALLATPQSKGYFNQQILESGAVQCIRDSVTAKGIRQRLMTELGVSKPADLLKISAEKLIAAQAKVSNGAQGTNYFGPVIDGAVISQDPYQYILKNRNDKVRFLIGTNKFESKMFMNFDKRLNHLDSTVLYGWFGDNYRYILSNFESEAKNGNADSAAIKVLTQYMYQMHSYRLANTLAQAGSHVWMYRFDYKRDGTGATHADELGYVWFLPKQNNFNDTELKLANQIHQTWINFIKGKAPGQVNDKQWPHFVAGENNIMVFDTVSGPTQLNDIYNDRAHPSSCFVLK